Proteins co-encoded in one Haladaptatus sp. ZSTT2 genomic window:
- a CDS encoding GNAT family N-acetyltransferase: MYVREAKNRDEVWLLDHIEAMGLDGTAFRSRDYVIAVDETTNERAGFGRIRIHVIDDGELCELTSIGTLPDWRRQGVSAHVAERLLTQATDNDFDTVYALTDTPEYLSQFGFEPVSTSDLPEKLKERLEEKRQHQSPDVISVAISPEEFVMPETLRERFKQAAKKREPEPEDTPEDFGIDPDDATYKYDTGR, from the coding sequence ATGTACGTCCGAGAAGCGAAGAACCGAGATGAGGTCTGGTTGCTCGACCACATCGAGGCGATGGGGCTCGACGGCACGGCTTTTCGCTCTCGTGATTACGTGATTGCGGTCGATGAAACCACCAACGAGCGCGCCGGGTTCGGCCGCATCCGCATCCACGTTATCGACGACGGCGAGCTGTGTGAACTCACGTCCATTGGCACCCTCCCCGACTGGCGCAGGCAGGGCGTCTCTGCCCACGTCGCCGAACGGCTGCTCACGCAAGCGACAGACAACGACTTCGACACGGTGTATGCGCTCACCGACACACCCGAATATCTCTCGCAGTTCGGCTTCGAGCCGGTTTCGACGAGCGACCTCCCCGAGAAACTCAAAGAACGTCTCGAAGAGAAACGACAGCATCAGTCACCGGACGTGATTTCCGTCGCCATCTCGCCCGAGGAGTTCGTGATGCCAGAGACGCTCCGTGAACGGTTCAAACAGGCAGCAAAAAAGCGCGAACCGGAACCAGAAGACACGCCCGAAGACTTCGGCATCGACCCGGACGACGCGACTTACAAGTACGACACCGGGCGCTGA